A stretch of Mesorhizobium sp. M2A.F.Ca.ET.046.03.2.1 DNA encodes these proteins:
- a CDS encoding glutamine synthetase family protein has translation MPDNLNTTFPGADTQSWLKTHAINEVECFVPDVNGVLRGKTLPVAKFLKSLDDRALYLPSSAFLVAIDGRYSGSIDEGFAYSDPDMRMVPDISSLCLAPGSAGRAYVFADTFHMDDRPWMASPRHVLKAVLGLYEQRGWRAVVAPELEFYLTAPNPDPDRPITAPVGRNGRPESVQHPYDMQAMEEFEAVTRRLYEHAAVVGLPVETLIHESGTAQLEINLLHGDPLTLADQVLLFKRLARQIAQANGMHATFMAKPIAAQAGSAMHLHMSIVDRKGEPLFAGEDGEDSAMFAHFIGGLQKYIPEIMPLFAPHANSYRRIRPGHSAPANVEWSHDNRSCGLRVPLGGRAARRIENRLPGADANPYLAMAGSLIAGYLGIEEKLARSEEAFGNAYKSKSTLPKTMEEALDRFAACEPVRALLGEDFFQTYLRVKSVELDLFQSVVTSWERDHLLLKV, from the coding sequence ATGCCTGACAATCTGAACACCACATTCCCCGGCGCGGACACGCAAAGCTGGCTGAAGACGCACGCGATCAACGAAGTCGAATGCTTCGTGCCCGACGTCAACGGCGTGTTGCGCGGCAAGACCTTGCCGGTAGCCAAGTTCCTCAAGTCGCTCGACGACCGCGCGCTCTATCTGCCGAGCAGCGCGTTCCTGGTGGCGATCGACGGCCGCTATTCCGGATCCATCGACGAGGGCTTTGCCTATTCCGATCCGGACATGCGCATGGTGCCGGACATTTCGAGCCTGTGCCTTGCGCCCGGCAGCGCCGGCCGAGCCTATGTTTTTGCCGACACGTTCCACATGGACGACCGGCCGTGGATGGCTTCGCCGCGCCATGTGCTGAAAGCCGTGCTCGGGCTTTATGAACAGCGCGGCTGGCGCGCGGTGGTGGCGCCGGAGCTCGAGTTCTACCTCACGGCGCCAAATCCCGACCCGGATCGTCCGATCACGGCGCCGGTCGGGCGCAACGGCCGGCCGGAAAGCGTGCAGCATCCCTACGACATGCAGGCGATGGAGGAGTTCGAAGCGGTGACGCGGCGGCTCTATGAACATGCCGCCGTCGTGGGCTTGCCGGTGGAAACGCTGATCCATGAATCCGGCACGGCGCAGCTCGAGATCAATCTGCTGCATGGCGATCCGCTGACGCTCGCCGACCAGGTGCTTCTGTTCAAGCGCTTGGCGCGGCAGATCGCTCAGGCGAACGGCATGCACGCTACCTTCATGGCCAAGCCGATCGCCGCGCAAGCCGGCAGCGCCATGCATCTGCACATGTCGATCGTTGACCGGAAGGGCGAGCCCCTGTTTGCCGGCGAAGACGGCGAGGACAGCGCGATGTTCGCGCATTTCATCGGCGGCTTGCAGAAATACATCCCCGAAATCATGCCGCTGTTCGCGCCGCATGCGAATTCCTACCGCCGCATCCGCCCCGGCCATAGCGCTCCGGCCAACGTCGAGTGGTCGCATGACAACCGCTCCTGCGGCCTGCGCGTGCCGCTGGGCGGCCGCGCCGCGCGCCGCATCGAGAACCGTCTGCCTGGCGCCGACGCCAATCCTTATCTAGCGATGGCCGGCTCGCTGATCGCCGGCTATCTCGGCATTGAGGAGAAGCTTGCGCGCTCGGAGGAGGCCTTCGGCAATGCCTATAAAAGCAAGAGCACGCTGCCGAAGACGATGGAGGAAGCGCTCGATCGTTTCGCCGCCTGCGAGCCCGTGCGGGCGCTGCTCGGCGAGGATTTCTTCCAGACCTATCTGCGCGTGAAGAGCGTCGAGCTAGACCTGTTCCAGAGCGTCGTGACGTCCTGGGAACGCGACCACCTGCTGCTCAAGGTGTGA
- a CDS encoding DeoR/GlpR family DNA-binding transcription regulator: protein MNIEPGRLTKKERHELILSEVRRSASIRISKLARRIGVAGETIRRDLIELGEAGLLNRTYGGATISLATSEPVIAERGLTLVEERARLGRGAAGLVEKGSIVMIDGGSTTYEVARSLSQHGRDLTIITNSIGVASVAGANPGFRVILCPGTYDSREAAVLGEDTVEFVRRYNADVAIIGASALNAEGPSDMISGAAAVKRAMMRRSLSTMLVVTNDKFGRSGLERVCALSEISDIVTDSEPSAELRAAIDEAGGELHVFAEG, encoded by the coding sequence ATGAACATCGAGCCGGGCCGACTGACGAAGAAGGAGCGCCATGAGCTGATCCTGTCGGAGGTCCGGCGCTCCGCCTCGATCCGCATCTCGAAGCTTGCGCGCCGCATCGGCGTGGCCGGCGAGACCATCCGCCGAGATCTCATCGAGCTCGGCGAAGCGGGATTGCTCAACCGCACCTATGGCGGCGCCACCATTTCGCTGGCGACGTCTGAGCCGGTGATCGCCGAACGCGGCCTCACGCTGGTCGAGGAGCGGGCTCGCCTCGGGCGTGGTGCGGCCGGACTGGTCGAGAAGGGCTCCATCGTGATGATTGATGGCGGATCGACCACCTACGAGGTGGCGCGCAGCCTCTCGCAGCACGGCCGGGACCTGACGATCATCACCAACTCCATCGGCGTCGCCTCGGTGGCCGGCGCCAATCCCGGCTTCCGGGTCATCCTTTGCCCAGGCACCTATGACAGCCGCGAAGCCGCGGTGCTTGGCGAGGACACGGTCGAATTCGTGCGGCGCTACAATGCCGACGTCGCCATCATCGGCGCCTCGGCGCTGAATGCCGAGGGGCCGAGCGACATGATCTCGGGCGCGGCGGCGGTGAAGCGGGCGATGATGAGGCGGTCATTGTCGACGATGCTGGTCGTCACCAACGACAAGTTCGGCCGCAGCGGCCTGGAGCGCGTCTGCGCGCTGAGCGAGATCTCGGACATCGTCACCGACAGCGAGCCGTCAGCGGAACTGCGCGCCGCGATCGACGAAGCAGGCGGCGAACTGCACGTCTTTGCCGAAGGTTAG
- a CDS encoding GntR family transcriptional regulator encodes MVRAIADRIVTGYLRPGEKLDEGSLAARFDVSRTPVREALSQLSAIGLVERRPNRGAIVAVVTQEHLASMFESMAELEAICARFSAERMTGAERRSLEMEHQASARMVQLGAEEDYEYFNTEFHSRLYRGAHNTHIHDLTVATRSRLAPFRRAQFMLPGRLAKSWQEHDVIVTAIMRGDAAAAGKAARDHVSIVSEASAVFATVDPAESRLSRSARR; translated from the coding sequence ATGGTGCGGGCGATCGCGGACCGCATCGTCACCGGCTATCTGCGTCCCGGCGAAAAGCTCGACGAGGGCTCGCTCGCCGCCCGCTTCGACGTTTCGCGCACGCCGGTCCGGGAGGCGCTCAGCCAGTTGAGCGCCATTGGGCTGGTCGAGAGGCGGCCCAACCGAGGCGCCATCGTCGCCGTGGTCACGCAGGAGCATCTGGCCTCGATGTTCGAGAGCATGGCCGAGCTGGAGGCGATCTGCGCCCGCTTCTCCGCCGAGCGCATGACCGGCGCCGAGCGTCGCTCGCTGGAGATGGAGCATCAGGCGTCGGCGCGCATGGTGCAGCTCGGCGCCGAGGAGGACTACGAATATTTCAACACCGAGTTCCACAGCAGGCTCTATCGCGGCGCCCACAACACGCATATCCACGATCTGACGGTGGCGACCCGCAGCCGGCTGGCGCCGTTCCGGCGCGCGCAATTCATGCTGCCGGGCCGGCTGGCCAAGTCCTGGCAGGAGCATGATGTGATCGTCACCGCGATCATGCGCGGTGACGCGGCAGCGGCGGGCAAGGCGGCCCGGGATCATGTCTCGATCGTCAGCGAGGCGAGCGCGGTGTTCGCGACCGTCGATCCGGCGGAATCGAGGCTCAGCCGATCCGCGCGTCGATGA
- a CDS encoding FAD-binding oxidoreductase has product MASHSTGFNSGLDIGKSYYVATANPAPDHPALAGDVEADLVVVGGGCTGLSAALHAAERGLKVVLLEGGKIGWGASGRNGGQMIPGLRKGARGLVKSFGPERAKALFDLAFEARGLVLDIIERHGIACDLRLTGHLVGAVSASDVRDFEEEAECLARVMGFTDVEILSAAEARQMVDTPYQGAVYERLGGHMHPLNYTLGLTHAAVGAGVVIHENSVAARLEREPSIRVFTDKGSVRARHVVLAGDALLKGLEPRVNSRIMPVGNYMVATEPLGERNVIPANVAVSDTLFVVNYYRMSADGRLLFGGGEHYTPSPPADIAGFVRPHIEKTFPQLKGCGIDHAWGGLVSVTTSRLPHVGHYGELYFAHGYSGKGVILSTLSGKLLAEAITGDASRLDLFSMLTPLPFPGGTALRGPLYVLGMLWYAMRDRLRH; this is encoded by the coding sequence ATGGCTTCGCATTCGACAGGTTTCAATTCCGGTCTCGATATCGGCAAATCCTATTATGTCGCCACGGCCAATCCGGCGCCCGACCATCCGGCACTTGCCGGCGATGTCGAGGCCGATCTGGTGGTGGTGGGCGGCGGCTGCACCGGCCTTTCGGCGGCGCTGCATGCGGCCGAACGCGGCCTGAAGGTGGTGCTGCTCGAGGGCGGCAAGATCGGCTGGGGCGCCTCGGGCCGCAATGGCGGCCAGATGATCCCCGGCCTGCGCAAGGGCGCCAGGGGCCTGGTCAAGTCCTTTGGGCCGGAACGGGCCAAGGCGCTGTTCGACCTGGCCTTCGAGGCGCGCGGGCTGGTGCTCGACATCATCGAGCGCCACGGCATCGCATGCGATTTGCGCCTCACCGGCCACCTGGTCGGCGCGGTCAGCGCTTCGGATGTGCGCGACTTCGAGGAAGAGGCCGAATGCCTCGCCAGGGTGATGGGGTTCACCGATGTCGAGATCCTGTCGGCGGCCGAGGCGCGGCAGATGGTCGACACGCCCTATCAGGGCGCGGTCTATGAAAGGCTCGGCGGACACATGCATCCGCTCAACTACACGCTGGGGCTTACGCACGCCGCGGTTGGCGCCGGCGTCGTCATCCATGAGAACTCGGTTGCCGCCCGGCTGGAGCGGGAGCCGTCCATCCGGGTGTTCACCGACAAGGGCTCGGTCCGCGCCAGACATGTGGTGCTGGCCGGCGATGCGCTGCTCAAGGGACTGGAGCCGCGCGTCAACAGCCGCATCATGCCGGTCGGCAACTACATGGTCGCCACCGAGCCGTTGGGCGAGCGCAATGTCATCCCGGCCAATGTCGCGGTCTCGGACACGCTGTTCGTCGTCAACTACTACCGCATGTCGGCGGACGGCCGCCTGCTGTTCGGCGGCGGCGAGCACTACACGCCGTCGCCGCCGGCTGACATTGCCGGCTTCGTGCGGCCGCATATAGAAAAGACCTTTCCGCAGCTCAAGGGCTGCGGCATCGACCACGCCTGGGGCGGGCTGGTGTCGGTGACGACGTCGCGCCTGCCGCATGTCGGGCATTATGGCGAGCTCTATTTCGCGCATGGCTATTCCGGCAAAGGCGTCATTCTGTCGACGCTGTCGGGCAAGCTCCTGGCGGAAGCGATCACGGGCGATGCCTCGCGGCTCGACCTGTTCTCGATGCTGACGCCGCTGCCGTTTCCCGGAGGCACGGCGCTGCGCGGCCCGCTCTATGTGCTTGGCATGTTGTGGTATGCGATGCGCGATCGGCTGCGTCACTGA
- a CDS encoding ABC transporter permease — protein METTDIGLWGVPLAMLGGAIRVSTPFIFVSLGEAITERSGRINLGLEGTLVFGAMSAYAIAVMTGSPWLGLLAAALAGLCFGLFHGWICKFPKVNDIAIGIALMLFGTGLAFFFGKPFIQPSAPDLPAIPFGNWSDIPQVQAALNVNVLFLIGAALAVFLWWAFRNTRVGLIVRVVGDSADAARAMGLNPNTVRLLATGVGGALAGIGGAYLSLYYPGSWTERISSGQGLMAVALVIFARWNPLGCFAAALLFGGAGALGPALQSVGVTQGYYLFYAAPYILTLIIMIATSSPSRTLAGAPGELSITK, from the coding sequence ATGGAAACGACCGACATCGGACTGTGGGGCGTGCCGCTCGCCATGCTGGGCGGGGCTATCCGCGTCTCCACCCCCTTCATCTTCGTCTCGCTCGGCGAGGCCATCACCGAGCGTTCCGGCCGCATCAATCTCGGCCTCGAAGGCACGCTGGTGTTCGGCGCCATGAGCGCCTACGCGATCGCGGTAATGACCGGCTCGCCATGGCTCGGCCTTCTGGCCGCGGCGCTCGCCGGCCTCTGCTTCGGCCTCTTCCACGGCTGGATCTGCAAATTCCCGAAGGTCAACGACATCGCCATCGGCATCGCCCTGATGCTGTTCGGCACCGGGCTCGCCTTCTTCTTCGGCAAGCCGTTCATCCAGCCTTCGGCGCCCGACCTGCCGGCGATCCCGTTCGGCAACTGGTCCGACATCCCGCAGGTGCAGGCGGCGCTCAACGTCAACGTGCTGTTCCTGATCGGTGCCGCACTTGCCGTCTTCCTCTGGTGGGCCTTCCGCAACACGCGCGTCGGCCTGATCGTGCGCGTGGTCGGCGACAGCGCCGACGCGGCGCGCGCCATGGGCCTCAATCCCAACACGGTGCGGCTGCTCGCCACAGGCGTCGGCGGCGCGCTGGCCGGCATCGGCGGCGCCTACCTGTCGCTCTACTATCCCGGCAGCTGGACCGAGCGCATCTCGTCGGGCCAAGGACTGATGGCGGTGGCGCTGGTCATCTTCGCGCGCTGGAATCCGCTTGGCTGCTTTGCCGCAGCGCTCCTGTTCGGCGGCGCCGGCGCGCTCGGCCCGGCGCTGCAGTCGGTGGGCGTCACGCAGGGCTACTACCTTTTCTACGCCGCGCCCTACATCCTCACCCTCATCATCATGATCGCCACCTCGTCGCCGAGCCGCACGCTCGCCGGCGCGCCCGGCGAACTGTCGATCACCAAATGA
- a CDS encoding ABC transporter permease: MADTVSSPDVRTILDARGYRAALEWTARRAEAFVIPLAAMVVGMVLFSLFILAVGKSPVQLYETMWRGGFGSWFSIQNSLSRGAPLLLAALCVALPARLGLVVIGGEGAIVLGGVAAAAIGVALNGAPSFLVILLMGVGGAAAGGIWIGVVGALRHYRAVNETISSLLMAYIAIALMNHLVEGPLRDPASLNKPSTQPLADIYRIGNIPGMEVHWGLVVGILACVLSWLLIEKTRWGFAARIAGGNVRAAQVQGLAVGPLIVGFTALAGGFAGLAGMLEVAAVQGSANGSLAAGYGYTGILVAFLARHNPLAIIPVAILLGGIDASGGLIQRRMDLPDATVLVLQGMLFIVVLFSETFYGRLKLFNPDLWQRPHFLKGNV, from the coding sequence ATGGCGGACACTGTGAGCAGCCCGGACGTGCGGACCATCCTCGACGCCAGGGGATACCGGGCGGCGCTCGAATGGACCGCGAGGCGGGCGGAGGCCTTCGTCATTCCGCTCGCGGCGATGGTCGTCGGCATGGTGCTGTTCAGCCTGTTCATCCTGGCTGTCGGCAAGTCGCCGGTGCAGCTTTATGAGACGATGTGGCGGGGCGGCTTCGGCTCCTGGTTCTCGATCCAGAACTCCCTGTCGCGCGGCGCGCCGCTCCTGCTTGCGGCGCTGTGCGTGGCGCTGCCGGCGCGCCTTGGCCTGGTCGTCATCGGCGGCGAAGGCGCGATCGTGCTGGGCGGCGTCGCCGCAGCCGCCATCGGCGTCGCGCTGAACGGCGCGCCGTCCTTCCTCGTAATCCTCCTCATGGGCGTGGGGGGCGCAGCCGCCGGCGGCATCTGGATAGGTGTCGTCGGCGCGCTCCGCCATTACCGAGCCGTCAACGAGACCATCTCCAGCCTGCTGATGGCCTATATAGCCATCGCGCTGATGAACCATCTGGTGGAAGGGCCGCTGCGCGACCCGGCCTCGCTGAATAAACCCTCGACCCAGCCGCTGGCCGACATCTACCGCATCGGCAACATACCGGGCATGGAGGTGCATTGGGGTCTCGTGGTCGGCATCCTCGCCTGCGTGCTCTCCTGGCTGCTGATCGAGAAGACCCGCTGGGGTTTTGCCGCCCGCATCGCCGGCGGCAATGTCAGGGCCGCGCAGGTCCAGGGCCTTGCCGTCGGACCGCTGATCGTCGGCTTCACCGCGCTGGCGGGCGGTTTCGCCGGCCTCGCCGGCATGCTGGAGGTCGCGGCGGTGCAGGGCAGCGCCAACGGCTCGCTTGCCGCCGGCTACGGCTATACCGGCATCCTCGTCGCCTTCCTCGCCCGCCACAACCCACTTGCCATCATCCCTGTCGCCATCCTGCTTGGCGGCATCGACGCGTCCGGCGGACTGATCCAGCGCCGCATGGACCTGCCCGACGCAACTGTCCTGGTGCTGCAGGGCATGCTGTTCATCGTCGTCCTGTTCAGCGAGACCTTCTACGGCCGCTTAAAGCTCTTCAACCCGGACCTCTGGCAGAGGCCCCATTTTTTGAAGGGAAATGTCTGA
- a CDS encoding BMP family ABC transporter substrate-binding protein has product MTGKFMLSRRDLLKTSAAGAALGLASAAFPIRAARAAAATVGFIYVGPKDDYGYNQAHAEGAASLKGVEGISIVEEENVPETVDVQKTMESMINLDGASLIFPTSFGYFDPHMLAMCAKFPDVQFRHCGGMWNKDKHPMNAGSYFGYIGMGQYLNGVVAGHTSKSKKLGFVAAKPIPQVLLNINSFLLGARSVDPAITCQVIFTGEWSLAVKEAEATNALIDQGADVVTCHVDSPKVVVETAAGRGAFICGYHANQSPLAPEKYLTGAEWNWAKVYKMFVDDLIAGKPLPNFTRGGLADGFVKMSPLGPAVGEAARKQFDATLAEMMKGGFSVIKGPLKSNKGAVVATEGQAFVETAIELESMDYLVEGVVGSTA; this is encoded by the coding sequence ATGACCGGGAAATTCATGCTTAGCCGCCGCGATCTGCTCAAGACCTCCGCCGCCGGGGCGGCGCTCGGTCTGGCCTCGGCGGCCTTTCCGATCCGCGCGGCGCGCGCCGCCGCCGCCACCGTCGGCTTCATCTATGTCGGCCCGAAGGACGACTATGGCTACAACCAGGCGCATGCCGAAGGCGCGGCGTCGCTGAAGGGGGTCGAAGGCATCTCCATTGTCGAGGAAGAGAACGTCCCCGAGACGGTCGACGTCCAGAAGACGATGGAATCGATGATCAATCTCGACGGCGCCTCGCTGATCTTCCCGACCTCCTTCGGCTATTTCGATCCGCATATGCTGGCCATGTGCGCCAAGTTCCCCGACGTGCAGTTCCGCCATTGCGGCGGCATGTGGAACAAGGACAAGCACCCGATGAACGCCGGCTCCTATTTCGGCTATATCGGCATGGGCCAGTACCTGAACGGCGTCGTCGCCGGCCACACCAGCAAGTCGAAGAAGCTCGGCTTCGTCGCCGCCAAGCCGATCCCGCAGGTCCTGCTCAACATCAACTCCTTCCTGCTCGGCGCCCGCTCAGTCGATCCGGCGATCACTTGCCAGGTGATCTTTACCGGCGAGTGGTCGCTGGCGGTGAAGGAGGCCGAGGCCACCAATGCGCTGATCGACCAGGGCGCCGACGTCGTCACCTGCCATGTCGACAGCCCCAAGGTGGTGGTCGAGACCGCCGCCGGCCGCGGCGCCTTCATCTGCGGCTACCACGCCAACCAGAGCCCGCTGGCGCCGGAAAAATACCTGACCGGCGCGGAGTGGAACTGGGCCAAGGTCTACAAGATGTTCGTCGACGACCTCATCGCCGGCAAGCCGCTGCCCAATTTCACCCGCGGCGGACTGGCCGACGGCTTCGTCAAGATGAGCCCGCTCGGCCCCGCCGTTGGCGAAGCCGCGCGCAAGCAGTTCGACGCGACATTGGCCGAAATGATGAAGGGCGGCTTCTCCGTCATCAAGGGCCCGTTGAAGAGCAACAAGGGCGCCGTTGTCGCGACCGAAGGCCAGGCCTTCGTTGAGACCGCCATCGAGCTCGAAAGCATGGACTATCTCGTCGAGGGCGTCGTCGGCTCGACAGCCTGA
- a CDS encoding ABC transporter permease codes for MNRLRRFLRTPEAIAGALILALLLVMALAAPLFFPGDPQAIAGPALLPPFQGWSLPLGTDRLGRDVLAELFHGARTSLAVGLAAAAAALLIGATVGTLAGFAGGLVDEALMRITDAFQTVPSFLLALAFVSIVGPSLGVVVAAIALSAWTGPARVARAEVLSIRERDYVAGARVIGMHPLEIAFREVLPNALPPVLALSSVIVAAAILTEAALSFLGLGDPNRVTWGGMIAEGRTVLRTAPFLSIVPGVALVLTVLGVYLAGEGVVESTAVRRSLS; via the coding sequence ATGAACCGCCTGCGCCGTTTCTTGCGCACCCCGGAAGCGATCGCCGGCGCGCTTATCCTCGCCCTGCTCCTCGTCATGGCCTTGGCGGCGCCGCTGTTCTTTCCCGGCGATCCGCAGGCGATCGCCGGTCCGGCGCTGCTGCCGCCGTTCCAGGGCTGGTCGCTGCCGCTCGGCACCGACCGGCTCGGCCGCGACGTGCTGGCCGAGCTGTTCCATGGCGCCCGCACCTCATTGGCGGTCGGCTTGGCGGCCGCGGCCGCGGCGCTGCTGATCGGCGCGACGGTCGGCACCTTGGCCGGCTTTGCCGGCGGCCTTGTCGACGAAGCGCTGATGCGCATCACCGACGCCTTCCAGACCGTGCCAAGCTTCCTGCTGGCGCTGGCCTTCGTAAGCATCGTCGGGCCTTCGCTGGGCGTGGTCGTCGCGGCGATCGCGCTCAGCGCCTGGACCGGACCCGCGCGCGTCGCCCGCGCGGAAGTGCTGTCGATCCGTGAACGCGACTACGTCGCCGGCGCCCGCGTCATCGGCATGCACCCGCTGGAGATCGCCTTTCGCGAGGTGCTGCCCAATGCGTTGCCGCCGGTGCTGGCGCTATCCTCGGTGATCGTCGCGGCTGCGATCCTCACCGAGGCTGCGCTTTCCTTCCTCGGCCTCGGCGACCCCAACCGCGTCACTTGGGGCGGCATGATCGCCGAGGGGCGCACCGTGCTGCGCACCGCGCCGTTCCTGTCGATCGTTCCGGGCGTCGCGCTCGTGCTGACGGTGCTCGGCGTCTACCTCGCCGGCGAAGGCGTGGTGGAAAGCACCGCGGTGCGCAGGAGCCTGTCGTGA
- a CDS encoding L-2-amino-thiazoline-4-carboxylic acid hydrolase has protein sequence MTDPEAARAEKLSRELDSAFRNRADLYRLFLDELTAELGAEQAEAVMIRSIEKRGREVAAAAFAGFGPNDAPAIGEAFLAVSPDGGRMYPTDIESGPGHIAFKVKRCPLKDAWVEAGVGEEKLATLCRIAGAFDRGLFEATGVRFANVTWTPGHGSGCCHIALTNRDA, from the coding sequence ATGACCGATCCCGAAGCAGCCAGAGCCGAGAAACTGTCGCGCGAGCTCGATTCCGCCTTCCGCAACCGCGCCGACCTCTACCGCCTCTTCCTCGACGAACTGACCGCCGAGCTCGGCGCCGAGCAGGCCGAGGCGGTGATGATCCGCAGCATCGAGAAGCGCGGCCGGGAAGTCGCGGCGGCGGCCTTCGCCGGCTTCGGTCCAAACGACGCGCCGGCGATCGGCGAGGCGTTCCTCGCCGTCAGTCCGGATGGTGGGCGCATGTATCCGACCGACATCGAGAGCGGGCCTGGCCACATCGCTTTCAAGGTCAAGCGCTGCCCGCTGAAGGACGCCTGGGTCGAGGCCGGCGTCGGCGAAGAGAAACTCGCCACGCTCTGCCGCATCGCCGGCGCCTTCGACCGCGGCCTGTTCGAGGCGACCGGCGTGCGTTTCGCCAATGTCACCTGGACGCCGGGCCACGGCTCCGGCTGCTGCCACATCGCATTGACCAACCGCGACGCCTGA
- a CDS encoding ABC transporter ATP-binding protein translates to MTALLSIRDLRVAYRRDGIEVPALKGVSLDVEARERLAIIGESGSGKSTLALAIAGLLARGASVGGRMDWFLPASVGAKAPLSGLPAISPSRGEIGSSVAGSHLATLKIGEGGDHDLISPVEGEMSGRTERGAKDRQPSALATSHPRLGRDIGFVFQDPSSSLDPVMPIGKQIAEVARTHLHLTWREAIAKAKTLLERVRLPNPDATLHAYPHQLSGGQKQRVAIAAAIAAGPKLLIADEATSALDTIVQAEIVALIRRLVAEDGMTLIFVSHDIALAASLANRIAVLRHGELVELGETSQIVNAPQHAYTRALLDAHLGLDAEPLLDRQGISA, encoded by the coding sequence GTGACGGCGTTGCTTTCCATTCGCGATCTGAGAGTTGCCTATCGGCGCGACGGCATAGAGGTGCCGGCGCTAAAAGGTGTGAGCCTGGATGTGGAGGCTAGAGAGCGCCTGGCGATCATCGGTGAAAGCGGCTCGGGCAAGAGCACACTGGCACTGGCGATTGCGGGGTTGTTGGCAAGGGGTGCCAGTGTTGGCGGGCGCATGGACTGGTTCCTGCCGGCTAGCGTTGGCGCCAAGGCCCCCCTCTCTGGCCTGCCGGCCATCTCCCCCTCAAGGGGGGAGATTGGCAGCTCCGTCGCCGGCTCTCATCTTGCGACCTTGAAAATTGGCGAAGGCGGAGATCACGACCTAATCTCCCCCGTTGAGGGGGAGATGTCCGGCAGGACAGAGAGGGGGGCGAAGGATCGCCAACCGTCCGCACTTGCCACAAGCCACCCTCGCCTCGGCCGCGACATCGGCTTCGTCTTCCAGGACCCCTCCTCCAGTCTCGACCCGGTCATGCCAATCGGCAAGCAGATCGCCGAGGTCGCCCGCACCCATCTCCACCTCACTTGGCGCGAAGCCATCGCCAAGGCCAAAACCCTTCTCGAACGCGTCCGCCTCCCCAATCCCGACGCCACTCTCCACGCCTACCCGCACCAGCTCTCCGGCGGGCAGAAGCAGCGCGTGGCCATCGCCGCGGCAATCGCCGCCGGACCGAAACTCCTGATCGCCGACGAAGCGACCAGCGCGCTCGACACCATCGTCCAGGCCGAGATCGTCGCCCTGATCCGTCGGCTTGTCGCCGAGGACGGCATGACGCTCATCTTCGTCAGTCACGACATCGCGCTCGCCGCCTCGCTCGCCAATCGCATCGCGGTGCTGCGCCATGGCGAACTGGTCGAGCTCGGCGAGACCAGTCAAATCGTCAACGCGCCGCAGCATGCCTATACGCGCGCCCTGCTCGACGCTCATCTTGGCCTCGACGCCGAGCCTCTGCTTGACCGACAGGGCATCTCGGCATGA
- a CDS encoding ATP-binding cassette domain-containing protein, with amino-acid sequence MSLLAVSNLTKRYHRGRKPFAAVDEVSFEVGPAETLALAGPSGSGKSTIARLVLRLIEPDTGRIEFEGSDFLALSGAALRARRARLQMVFQDPLAAFNPRATVARVLDDPLRIHNIAPHAQRPRRIAALLERVGLDTGLAARAIHEISGGQRQRVAIARAIATRPSLIVLDEAVSALDVSVRGQILELLLDLQRQERIAYLFISHDLGVIRAVAHRVIILDAGRIAESGDARAVIADPQSPVGKALVEAAPRLNRNRP; translated from the coding sequence ATGAGCCTGCTTGCCGTCTCCAATCTCACCAAGCGCTACCATCGCGGCCGCAAGCCTTTCGCGGCAGTCGACGAGGTGTCGTTCGAAGTCGGCCCGGCGGAGACGCTGGCGCTTGCCGGCCCGTCCGGCAGCGGCAAATCCACCATCGCACGGCTGGTGCTGCGGCTGATCGAGCCCGATACCGGCCGCATCGAATTTGAGGGAAGCGACTTCCTCGCTCTGTCGGGCGCCGCTTTGCGCGCCCGCCGTGCACGCCTGCAGATGGTGTTCCAGGATCCGCTCGCCGCCTTCAATCCCCGCGCCACCGTGGCGCGCGTGCTGGACGATCCGTTGCGCATCCACAACATCGCCCCGCATGCCCAGCGCCCGCGCCGCATCGCAGCGCTTTTGGAGCGCGTCGGCCTCGATACCGGCCTCGCCGCGCGCGCCATCCACGAGATTTCCGGCGGCCAGCGACAGCGCGTCGCGATCGCCCGCGCCATCGCCACACGGCCGTCGCTGATCGTGCTCGACGAGGCCGTCTCTGCCCTCGACGTCTCGGTGCGAGGACAGATCCTGGAATTGCTGCTCGACCTGCAAAGGCAGGAACGGATCGCCTATCTGTTCATTTCGCATGACCTCGGCGTCATCCGCGCCGTGGCGCATCGCGTCATCATTCTCGATGCCGGCCGGATCGCCGAGAGCGGCGATGCCCGCGCCGTCATCGCCGACCCGCAATCGCCGGTCGGCAAGGCCCTTGTCGAGGCGGCACCGAGATTGAACAGGAACCGGCCATGA